One part of the Bacillota bacterium genome encodes these proteins:
- a CDS encoding BMC domain-containing protein, with protein sequence MLITCMIRAPRPGTMAMLLRRMAAAARKDIEGRRFDAIGLVQTDLARLFYFADVGQKAGDVLAMELTGDCPQRMSTIAFFGDTAAVDAALAAVEAASATGGKR encoded by the coding sequence ATGCTCATTACCTGCATGATCCGGGCCCCGCGCCCGGGAACCATGGCCATGCTGCTCCGGCGCATGGCAGCGGCGGCGCGCAAAGATATAGAAGGCCGGCGATTTGATGCCATCGGCCTGGTGCAGACCGACCTGGCTAGACTCTTCTACTTCGCCGATGTGGGGCAGAAAGCTGGCGACGTATTGGCTATGGAGCTCACCGGTGACTGCCCCCAGCGCATGAGTACCATTGCCTTCTTCGGCGACACGGCGGCTGTGGACGCTGCTTTGGCGGCTGTGGAGGCGGCTAGCGCCACGGGCGGGAAGAGGTGA
- a CDS encoding BMC domain-containing protein, with amino-acid sequence MKQALGFIEYKSIARGIAAADAMLKAGHVELIQATVLCPGKFIALVAGDVGAVEAAVEHGFDFDWAFAIGRFVLPNVHPAVFPALTATTPAEPKGAFGVIETMDASSAVVAGDTAAKAGNVELLEIRLARGMGGKAFVLFCGELGAVEVAIRTVENKLASEGILVATAVIASPHPDLTF; translated from the coding sequence ATGAAACAAGCTCTAGGCTTCATCGAATACAAAAGCATAGCTCGGGGTATTGCGGCTGCCGATGCCATGCTCAAGGCCGGGCACGTCGAGCTCATTCAGGCTACTGTCCTTTGCCCGGGCAAGTTTATCGCCCTGGTGGCGGGGGACGTGGGGGCGGTAGAGGCGGCGGTAGAACACGGCTTTGATTTTGACTGGGCCTTCGCCATCGGCAGGTTCGTCCTCCCCAACGTCCACCCGGCGGTCTTTCCCGCCCTAACTGCTACGACGCCGGCCGAACCGAAGGGGGCCTTCGGGGTCATTGAAACCATGGACGCGAGTTCCGCTGTTGTTGCAGGTGACACGGCGGCCAAGGCCGGTAACGTGGAACTTCTCGAAATCCGGCTGGCTCGGGGTATGGGCGGCAAGGCTTTTGTCCTTTTCTGCGGGGAGCTGGGTGCGGTAGAGGTTGCCATCCGGACCGTCGAAAACAAACTGGCTTCGGAAGGGATACTCGTCGCTACAGCGGTGATCGCGTCGCCGCACCCGGACCTTACCTTTTAG
- a CDS encoding electron transport complex protein RnfC: MARLFGVVGAGGAGFPTHVKLDTQVEYVVVNGAECEPLLEVDQALLISDSPRLAAVLEEVRQAVGAREARIAIKARHREAVATAQAAAASYPGLSLVPLGDFYPAGDEFVLVYETTGRLVPQGGIPLQVKVVVLNVETLWNLAEARAGRPVTHKWVTVTGAVTSPGTFRVPLGVSTAEMIALAGGTTVSDFAVLNGGSMMGRLVETLNEPVTKTTKGLVVLPATSPVVRVRAQPLAAILRQARAACCQCQECTDLCPRHLLGHELSPHKVMLAASYAGSPVAALVTAAFLCSECGVCDLYACPMGLSPRRVSQALKEELTRQGVKNPHKGVPAGPHPWRPYRRVPLTRLLPRLGLKPYELPAPVREADVSPERVVLPLRQHMGAPAEPVVKVGDKVEAGQLLAETPAGKIGSRLFASISGYVAERTPAALVLTDKPREGGGQR, from the coding sequence ATGGCCCGGCTTTTCGGCGTGGTGGGCGCTGGCGGAGCCGGCTTTCCCACGCATGTCAAGCTGGACACACAGGTTGAGTATGTGGTGGTAAACGGAGCCGAGTGCGAACCGCTCCTCGAAGTAGACCAGGCGCTCCTTATTTCTGATAGCCCCCGCCTTGCGGCCGTGCTCGAAGAGGTACGCCAGGCCGTGGGGGCCAGGGAGGCCAGGATCGCCATCAAGGCCAGGCACCGTGAGGCTGTGGCAACGGCCCAGGCCGCCGCGGCTTCCTACCCCGGGCTCAGCCTGGTTCCGCTGGGTGACTTTTACCCGGCGGGCGACGAGTTCGTGTTGGTCTATGAGACGACGGGCCGGCTGGTACCCCAGGGTGGCATACCGCTCCAGGTGAAAGTCGTAGTGCTGAACGTGGAGACCCTGTGGAACCTGGCAGAGGCAAGGGCCGGGCGGCCTGTGACGCACAAGTGGGTCACCGTGACCGGTGCCGTGACGAGCCCAGGTACCTTCCGGGTGCCGCTTGGGGTGAGCACCGCGGAGATGATTGCCCTCGCGGGCGGTACGACCGTCTCGGATTTTGCGGTGTTAAACGGCGGGTCAATGATGGGCAGATTGGTGGAAACCCTAAACGAACCCGTAACCAAGACCACCAAGGGCCTCGTGGTTCTGCCGGCCACAAGCCCGGTGGTCCGGGTGCGAGCTCAGCCACTCGCCGCGATCCTCCGCCAGGCGCGGGCGGCCTGCTGCCAGTGCCAGGAGTGTACCGACCTCTGCCCCCGCCATCTTCTTGGGCACGAGCTTTCTCCTCACAAGGTGATGCTAGCGGCGAGTTACGCTGGCAGTCCGGTGGCAGCCCTGGTCACGGCCGCTTTTCTCTGTTCCGAGTGCGGCGTCTGCGATCTTTACGCCTGCCCGATGGGGCTTTCCCCCCGTCGGGTCAGTCAGGCGCTCAAGGAAGAGCTAACGCGCCAGGGCGTGAAAAACCCGCACAAGGGTGTTCCGGCGGGCCCGCACCCCTGGAGGCCTTACCGCCGCGTGCCGCTGACGCGCTTGCTGCCGCGCCTGGGACTAAAGCCGTACGAGCTGCCAGCGCCGGTGCGGGAAGCGGATGTCTCGCCAGAGAGAGTGGTGCTGCCGCTCCGGCAGCACATGGGTGCGCCGGCGGAGCCGGTGGTGAAGGTAGGAGATAAGGTGGAAGCGGGGCAGCTTCTGGCGGAGACTCCGGCCGGAAAGATTGGGAGCCGCCTCTTTGCCAGCATTTCCGGGTACGTGGCCGAGCGGACGCCGGCTGCCCTGGTGCTCACGGACAAGCCGCGGGAGGGTGGTGGGCAAAGATGA
- a CDS encoding aldehyde dehydrogenase EutE yields the protein MATSASAVDIVEVVRQVLARLKEVERGGRAGRAPCGIYASMEEAILRAEAAQKKVTRMTLKEREKCIATIRAALRAHSQELAEMAVQETGMGRVADRIVKNNLVADKTPGTEDLTTEAWSGDAGLTLVEMSPFGVIGAITPSTNPTETVFCNAIGMFAAANSVVFSPHPAAKAASLRSVELISEAIMQAGGPEDAVTSVAEPSIEATQILFGHPAVRLLVATGGPGLVQAALSSGKKTIGAGAGNPPVVVDETADIEKAGHDIIAGGAFDNNVPCIAEKEIIAVESVADYLLFNLLKNGAVQLKDRRDIDHLAEVVLTPEGKPSRSFIGRDAAVLLKAIGKEAPPETRGIVMEVDKKHPFVQEELMMPILPLVRVRNVDEAVQFAVQVEHGNRHTAIMHSKNVDNMTRLAREIQTTVFVKNGPSYAGIGVGGEGFTTFTIAGPTGEGLTSARAFTRKRRCVLVDAFSIR from the coding sequence GTGGCAACTAGCGCCAGCGCCGTTGACATAGTGGAGGTGGTGCGTCAGGTCCTGGCGCGCCTGAAAGAAGTGGAAAGGGGTGGACGGGCAGGCCGGGCGCCGTGCGGCATTTACGCCAGCATGGAAGAGGCCATCCTCAGGGCCGAGGCGGCGCAGAAAAAGGTTACGCGCATGACCCTGAAGGAACGCGAAAAGTGCATTGCCACCATCCGCGCTGCCTTACGGGCTCATTCGCAGGAGTTAGCAGAGATGGCAGTGCAGGAGACGGGGATGGGCCGCGTCGCCGACAGGATCGTCAAGAACAACCTCGTGGCTGACAAAACCCCGGGCACGGAGGACCTGACTACCGAGGCCTGGAGCGGCGACGCGGGACTGACCCTGGTGGAGATGTCCCCCTTCGGGGTGATAGGGGCGATCACTCCGTCCACCAATCCCACGGAGACGGTCTTCTGCAATGCTATCGGGATGTTCGCCGCCGCTAACAGCGTGGTTTTCAGCCCGCATCCGGCGGCAAAGGCGGCTTCGCTGCGTTCGGTGGAGCTCATCAGCGAAGCCATCATGCAGGCGGGCGGGCCAGAGGATGCGGTAACGTCCGTGGCCGAGCCAAGCATCGAGGCTACCCAGATCCTGTTTGGGCACCCGGCGGTGCGTCTACTCGTCGCGACCGGCGGGCCGGGCCTTGTGCAGGCCGCTTTGAGTTCCGGCAAAAAGACCATCGGTGCCGGAGCCGGGAACCCCCCTGTGGTGGTGGATGAGACGGCCGACATCGAAAAAGCCGGGCACGACATAATCGCCGGCGGCGCCTTCGACAACAACGTGCCCTGTATCGCCGAAAAAGAGATCATCGCTGTGGAAAGCGTCGCTGACTACTTGCTTTTCAACCTTCTGAAGAACGGTGCCGTGCAGCTCAAGGACCGCCGCGATATCGACCATCTGGCCGAGGTGGTGCTTACACCCGAAGGCAAGCCCAGCCGCAGTTTCATCGGTCGTGATGCGGCTGTGCTCCTCAAGGCCATCGGCAAAGAGGCCCCGCCCGAGACCCGGGGTATCGTGATGGAAGTAGATAAGAAGCACCCCTTTGTGCAGGAGGAGCTCATGATGCCTATCCTGCCTCTCGTGCGTGTGCGAAACGTGGATGAGGCCGTCCAGTTCGCCGTTCAGGTGGAGCACGGCAACCGGCACACGGCGATCATGCACTCCAAAAACGTGGACAACATGACCCGCCTGGCCCGAGAGATCCAGACCACCGTCTTTGTCAAGAACGGTCCCTCGTACGCCGGGATCGGCGTGGGCGGCGAGGGCTTCACTACCTTCACCATCGCCGGCCCGACCGGGGAAGGGCTAACCTCAGCGCGTGCCTTTACTCGTAAGCGGCGGTGCGTGCTCGTCGACGCCTTTTCGATCCGCTGA
- a CDS encoding cob(I)yrinic acid a,c-diamide adenosyltransferase, whose product MRVYTRTGDKGETSLWGGQRVSKADLQVEAYGTVDEASSFLGLARGLVRSRRAQGLLPEMQGNLQVLASELASTPEELSKIGERLQEEDVRRLEQVIDEIQELLPPQTGFVLPGGTVGTGALDVARTVVRRAERLVVRLGQERRLRGEIVRYLNRLSDLLYVLARAEANEELVQVVKEKVLERLGGAPKSLTLDTARQLIAAAERRAQELGLPVVVAVVDGAGHLLALERQEGALIASIDIAWKKAHTAAALKLPTHTVAKLAQPGEPLFGIEATNEGRLVIFGGGFPLFSGEQVAGAVGVSGGTVEQDMEVAQAALRVWEGENASGN is encoded by the coding sequence ATGAGGGTATACACCCGAACCGGGGATAAGGGCGAAACGAGCCTGTGGGGGGGCCAGCGGGTCTCGAAGGCTGACCTGCAGGTAGAGGCCTACGGCACTGTGGACGAAGCCAGCTCCTTTCTGGGTTTGGCCCGCGGCCTGGTGCGTAGCCGCCGCGCCCAGGGGCTCTTGCCGGAGATGCAGGGGAATCTACAGGTCTTGGCCTCCGAGCTGGCCAGCACCCCGGAGGAGCTGTCGAAAATCGGAGAGCGGCTGCAGGAAGAGGACGTTCGGCGCTTGGAGCAGGTCATCGACGAGATCCAGGAGTTGCTTCCACCCCAGACCGGCTTCGTACTGCCAGGTGGTACCGTGGGCACGGGCGCCCTCGATGTTGCGCGTACCGTTGTGCGGCGGGCTGAACGGCTGGTGGTACGGCTGGGGCAAGAGCGCCGCCTTCGGGGGGAGATCGTGCGGTACTTGAACCGTCTTTCGGACCTTCTCTATGTCCTGGCCCGCGCAGAGGCCAACGAGGAGCTGGTGCAGGTGGTCAAGGAGAAGGTGCTGGAACGGCTGGGCGGCGCCCCCAAATCGCTTACCCTGGACACGGCCCGCCAGTTGATCGCGGCGGCCGAACGGCGTGCCCAGGAGCTCGGCCTCCCGGTGGTGGTTGCGGTGGTGGATGGGGCCGGACACCTCCTTGCCCTGGAGCGCCAGGAGGGGGCGCTCATTGCCAGCATCGACATCGCCTGGAAGAAGGCGCATACCGCAGCTGCCCTCAAGTTACCCACTCACACGGTGGCCAAGTTAGCTCAGCCAGGTGAGCCGCTTTTCGGCATTGAGGCAACGAATGAAGGGCGCTTGGTCATCTTCGGCGGAGGCTTCCCTCTCTTCAGCGGGGAACAGGTGGCAGGTGCCGTGGGGGTGAGCGGCGGCACCGTAGAACAAGACATGGAAGTAGCTCAGGCAGCGCTGAGAGTTTGGGAGGGGGAGAACGCAAGTGGCAACTAG
- a CDS encoding EutN/CcmL family microcompartment protein, with translation MFVGKVIGNVVATKKDERLVGTKLLIVRPVDPWGRPDGPSQVAVDAVGAGIGEIVLVAEGSSARQAVRQPDSPVDAAIVGIVDSMEAKADEGIHPNRG, from the coding sequence ATGTTTGTCGGTAAAGTCATCGGCAACGTGGTGGCCACGAAGAAAGATGAACGGCTGGTGGGAACCAAGCTCCTCATTGTCCGGCCGGTGGACCCCTGGGGGCGCCCTGATGGGCCGAGCCAGGTGGCCGTAGATGCCGTGGGGGCCGGCATCGGAGAAATAGTCCTGGTGGCGGAAGGCAGCTCGGCCCGGCAGGCCGTGCGACAGCCCGATTCACCCGTCGATGCTGCCATCGTAGGCATTGTTGACTCCATGGAGGCTAAAGCCGATGAGGGTATACACCCGAACCGGGGATAA
- the eutJ gene encoding ethanolamine utilization protein EutJ — MRELEQANALIAALAERMAPHLARRPTNPVRVGVDVGTANVVSVALDADGTPLAGEITPARVVREGMIVDYVGAVEIVRRQANSLRERLGIELTRGASAIPPGTEAGNAKVTRHVLEAAGLEVTAIVDEPTAAARVLGISDGAVVDAGGGTTGISVLRDGQVIYAADEPTGGIHLDLVIAGRFGISTEEAEARKRSSEEQPGLLPIVRPVMEKIATIVRRHTAGYRVEAVYLVGGTCAFTGFKRVMEEELDLPVYLPVYPLLVTPLGIAMSCAGW; from the coding sequence GTGCGTGAATTGGAGCAGGCCAATGCCCTCATCGCTGCCCTGGCGGAACGCATGGCGCCCCATCTGGCCCGCCGGCCCACCAACCCCGTCCGCGTAGGGGTGGATGTGGGCACGGCTAACGTGGTCAGTGTGGCGCTGGACGCTGATGGAACTCCCCTGGCAGGGGAGATTACGCCTGCCCGGGTGGTTAGGGAAGGAATGATCGTGGACTACGTGGGTGCCGTGGAAATTGTGCGCCGCCAGGCAAACTCACTGAGAGAACGCCTGGGGATAGAACTCACGCGCGGCGCCTCCGCTATCCCGCCGGGAACCGAGGCCGGGAACGCGAAGGTTACCCGCCACGTGCTGGAAGCAGCCGGCCTGGAGGTTACGGCCATTGTGGACGAACCGACGGCTGCGGCGCGGGTGCTGGGGATCAGTGACGGAGCGGTGGTGGACGCAGGGGGAGGCACGACGGGGATTTCGGTACTTAGAGACGGCCAGGTGATTTACGCGGCGGACGAACCCACCGGCGGTATCCATCTGGACCTGGTGATAGCCGGTCGGTTTGGTATTTCTACCGAGGAAGCCGAAGCACGCAAGCGTAGCTCCGAGGAACAGCCGGGGCTTCTCCCAATTGTACGTCCGGTGATGGAGAAGATAGCCACCATCGTCCGGCGCCACACCGCGGGTTACCGGGTGGAGGCAGTGTACCTGGTGGGTGGCACCTGCGCCTTTACCGGGTTTAAGCGGGTGATGGAGGAAGAGCTCGACCTCCCTGTATACCTCCCGGTTTACCCGCTGCTCGTGACGCCGCTGGGAATTGCCATGTCCTGTGCGGGGTGGTGA
- a CDS encoding phosphate propanoyltransferase — MEDREKVVAQVVAAVLARLKDQPAAPAGVGEDLLIPVGVSARHIHLSAEDVAELFGSDHNLIPREPLQPGQYAAEETVTLVGPKGILTRVRVLGPPRGQTQVEVSQTDCFTLGIPPTVRASGNIAGTPGITIVGPKGARFLREGVIVSLRHIHITPAEAATWGLKDGEMVEVAVPGGDRALTFGRVLVRVSAASQLELHIDTDEANAAGLKSGDRVELLRGGERKSA, encoded by the coding sequence ATGGAAGATAGAGAAAAAGTGGTGGCCCAGGTGGTTGCGGCCGTACTTGCGCGGCTCAAGGACCAGCCTGCCGCACCCGCCGGAGTGGGCGAGGATCTCCTCATCCCGGTGGGGGTGTCGGCCCGGCACATTCATCTCTCGGCGGAGGATGTGGCCGAGCTCTTCGGCTCCGATCATAACCTTATCCCCAGGGAGCCGCTGCAACCCGGGCAGTACGCTGCCGAAGAGACTGTAACCCTGGTCGGGCCCAAGGGAATTCTGACCAGGGTGCGGGTGCTCGGGCCGCCGCGCGGGCAAACCCAGGTGGAAGTCTCCCAGACCGATTGTTTTACCCTGGGGATTCCGCCCACGGTACGCGCCTCCGGGAACATTGCCGGCACCCCGGGGATCACAATCGTGGGCCCCAAAGGCGCGCGTTTCCTGCGGGAGGGTGTAATTGTGTCCCTCAGGCACATCCACATCACGCCGGCTGAAGCTGCGACCTGGGGCCTTAAAGACGGCGAGATGGTGGAGGTGGCGGTTCCGGGGGGCGACCGCGCGCTCACCTTTGGCCGGGTGCTGGTGCGCGTTTCGGCCGCGTCCCAGCTGGAACTGCACATCGATACGGACGAAGCCAACGCTGCGGGCCTGAAGTCCGGAGACCGGGTAGAGTTGCTGCGGGGCGGGGAGAGGAAAAGTGCGTGA
- a CDS encoding BMC domain-containing protein, protein MEQQALGLIETVGLAAAVEGADAAVKAANVRLIGYELARGGGMVTVKITGDVAAAQAAVAAGAAAASRVGKVVSKLVIPRPHSDLTKLIRSPETVGEAKSTRKAEKAVAQQEATPVEEAVQPVEEAAPAEAATGPEPESSAAEVCNLCGDPACPRRKGEPHSRCIHHAE, encoded by the coding sequence GTGGAGCAACAGGCTCTAGGGCTTATTGAGACAGTAGGACTGGCTGCAGCGGTGGAAGGCGCGGACGCTGCCGTCAAAGCGGCGAACGTCCGGCTGATCGGTTACGAGCTTGCCCGTGGTGGTGGCATGGTAACGGTCAAAATCACGGGCGATGTCGCGGCGGCGCAAGCTGCGGTTGCTGCCGGAGCGGCTGCTGCCAGCCGTGTGGGAAAAGTGGTGAGCAAACTCGTAATACCGCGGCCACACTCGGACCTGACAAAGCTCATCCGCTCACCGGAGACGGTGGGGGAAGCGAAGTCGACCCGCAAGGCGGAGAAGGCGGTCGCGCAACAGGAGGCAACGCCCGTCGAAGAGGCCGTCCAACCGGTGGAGGAGGCGGCCCCGGCGGAGGCAGCAACTGGGCCGGAACCTGAGTCGTCTGCGGCCGAAGTGTGCAACCTGTGCGGCGACCCGGCCTGCCCGCGCCGCAAGGGAGAACCGCATTCCAGATGCATCCATCACGCGGAGTAA
- a CDS encoding dehydratase yields MKRVGLEERAHREKPHIKVYRSAEAPLEPCREVELGLEEEGIPGVLSAADAPGAVDLAFSAAQASPLGTGIGIAADGLAVHFSRLPKEKPLFYIRRDECDPAHARHLGANAARLVKGIPFKEKEDTPPLTGSRAPEPVADEYLNELVARVVQRVLAEQRR; encoded by the coding sequence GTGAAGAGAGTGGGCCTGGAGGAGCGGGCGCACAGGGAAAAGCCCCATATAAAGGTATACCGGAGTGCGGAAGCGCCGCTGGAGCCCTGCCGGGAGGTGGAGCTCGGCCTCGAGGAAGAGGGTATTCCCGGCGTGCTCAGCGCCGCGGATGCACCCGGCGCAGTGGATCTTGCCTTCTCCGCCGCGCAGGCATCACCCCTCGGAACCGGCATCGGCATTGCCGCTGACGGCCTTGCTGTGCACTTCAGTCGCCTGCCGAAAGAAAAGCCCCTGTTCTACATAAGAAGGGACGAATGCGACCCAGCTCACGCCAGGCACTTGGGCGCCAATGCGGCCCGGCTGGTTAAGGGAATTCCTTTCAAGGAGAAGGAAGATACACCCCCCTTGACGGGTTCACGCGCGCCGGAGCCGGTAGCCGACGAGTATCTGAATGAACTCGTGGCGCGAGTGGTGCAGAGGGTGCTGGCGGAGCAGAGGAGGTGA
- a CDS encoding diol dehydratase reactivase subunit alpha — MRHLAGVDVGNATTEVALAEIGADGLKFLASSLVPTTGIKGTRQNLHGIFSALRQALDKAGLGLKDLDLIRINEATPVIGDVAMETITETVITESTMIGHNPATPGGLGLGTGFTTPIADLSLQAPGTKVLVVVPASWDFAVAAEAINRALARGIDVQGVIAQRDDGVLIANRLSKPLPVVDEVRLIEKVPLGMLSAIEVSAPGSAITTLANPYGIATVFGLGPEETKAVVPIARALIGNRSAVVIRTPAGDVRERRIAAGKLTIMGERHSRTVDVEEGADAIMQALAQVAPLKDVHGEPGTNAGGMLERVRQVMAELTDQPAARITIQDLLAVDTFIPQKVRGGIADEFSMENAVGLAAMVKADRLQMERIARALEAETGITGIKVEVGGVEARMAIRGALTTPGTSPPLAILDLGAGSTDAALISKSGEVRSVHLAGAGNMVTLLIGAELGLDDPGLAEDIKCYPLAKVESLYHIRHENGTVQFFSEPLPAEVFGRVVLLKGRALVPLPGEHSLEKVRGVRRDAKRRVFVENSIRALKQVIPTGNIRDIDFVALVGGSSLDWEVAGFITDRLAEYGVVAGQANVRGSEGPRNAVATGLVLAYEDCKE; from the coding sequence TTGCGGCACCTCGCCGGAGTGGACGTAGGAAATGCTACAACCGAGGTTGCCCTGGCCGAGATCGGCGCTGATGGCTTAAAGTTCTTGGCCAGCAGCCTGGTCCCTACCACCGGGATCAAGGGAACGCGCCAGAACCTGCACGGAATCTTCAGCGCCCTTCGTCAGGCCCTGGACAAAGCGGGGTTAGGGCTCAAGGATCTTGACCTCATCCGCATCAACGAGGCGACCCCAGTCATCGGGGATGTGGCCATGGAGACCATCACGGAAACGGTGATCACCGAATCCACGATGATCGGCCACAACCCCGCTACTCCTGGGGGACTGGGCCTGGGCACGGGCTTCACCACGCCGATCGCGGACCTCTCGCTGCAGGCGCCGGGCACGAAGGTGCTCGTGGTAGTCCCGGCCAGCTGGGACTTCGCGGTGGCGGCTGAGGCGATCAACCGTGCCCTGGCTCGGGGCATAGATGTTCAGGGTGTGATAGCCCAGCGCGACGACGGTGTGCTGATCGCCAACCGGCTTTCGAAGCCGCTTCCGGTGGTCGATGAGGTGCGGCTTATCGAAAAGGTTCCGCTAGGGATGCTCTCGGCCATCGAGGTTTCCGCGCCGGGTTCGGCAATCACCACGCTGGCGAATCCTTACGGCATTGCTACCGTATTTGGGCTGGGCCCCGAGGAAACCAAAGCGGTGGTGCCCATAGCCCGTGCGCTCATCGGCAACCGTTCAGCGGTGGTCATCAGGACCCCGGCCGGGGACGTGCGGGAGCGGCGCATCGCCGCCGGGAAGCTGACCATCATGGGTGAGCGCCACTCGCGCACGGTGGACGTGGAGGAAGGCGCGGATGCGATCATGCAGGCTCTGGCGCAGGTGGCGCCGCTCAAGGATGTTCACGGTGAACCGGGGACCAACGCGGGCGGCATGCTGGAGCGTGTCCGCCAGGTGATGGCCGAGCTGACGGATCAGCCGGCGGCCAGAATTACGATCCAGGATCTCCTGGCGGTGGATACCTTCATACCCCAGAAGGTGCGGGGCGGTATCGCTGACGAGTTTTCCATGGAAAACGCCGTCGGCCTCGCTGCCATGGTGAAGGCGGACCGCCTGCAGATGGAACGCATTGCCCGGGCACTCGAGGCGGAGACGGGTATCACGGGTATCAAGGTGGAAGTGGGCGGAGTGGAGGCCAGGATGGCCATCCGGGGTGCGCTCACCACGCCGGGCACCAGCCCGCCGCTCGCCATCCTGGACCTGGGGGCAGGGTCCACTGATGCTGCGCTTATCTCGAAAAGCGGCGAAGTGCGCTCCGTGCACCTGGCGGGGGCGGGCAACATGGTTACGCTCCTCATCGGCGCCGAACTCGGGCTGGATGACCCAGGCCTGGCGGAAGACATCAAATGCTACCCGCTGGCCAAGGTGGAGAGCCTGTACCACATCCGGCATGAGAATGGGACTGTGCAATTCTTCAGCGAGCCGCTGCCAGCGGAGGTGTTCGGACGGGTTGTCCTGCTCAAGGGGCGCGCTCTGGTGCCACTTCCGGGCGAACACAGCCTGGAGAAGGTGCGGGGCGTGCGGCGGGACGCCAAACGCCGCGTCTTTGTGGAAAACAGCATCCGGGCACTCAAACAGGTCATTCCGACCGGAAACATCCGTGACATCGATTTCGTTGCCCTGGTGGGTGGGTCATCTCTGGACTGGGAGGTGGCCGGATTCATCACCGACCGCCTCGCGGAGTACGGGGTAGTGGCCGGTCAGGCTAACGTACGCGGCTCAGAAGGTCCACGCAACGCCGTGGCTACAGGACTGGTCCTGGCTTACGAGGACTGCAAGGAGTGA
- a CDS encoding diol dehydratase small subunit codes for MVQESLIEQIVREVLKSVQANQASAPAFAAGAVNKPSLDPARDYPLATKRPGLVKTPNGKPLSDITLEAVLKGDITPQDVRITPETLEMQAGIAEKAGRPQFARNLRRAAELTRIPDERILEIYRALRPYRSTKQELLAIADEIEQKYGASMNAALVREAAEVYERRGRLRSA; via the coding sequence GTGGTGCAAGAGAGTCTTATTGAACAGATCGTGCGGGAAGTACTCAAGTCGGTGCAGGCCAACCAGGCGTCCGCCCCGGCCTTCGCAGCAGGAGCGGTGAACAAGCCCAGCCTGGACCCCGCCCGCGACTACCCGCTGGCCACTAAACGCCCGGGACTGGTGAAGACACCTAACGGCAAACCGCTGTCCGATATTACGCTCGAGGCAGTGCTCAAGGGCGACATCACTCCCCAGGACGTCCGCATCACGCCCGAGACGCTGGAGATGCAGGCAGGGATTGCCGAGAAAGCCGGCCGGCCCCAGTTTGCCCGCAACCTCCGGCGCGCCGCTGAGCTCACGCGGATCCCCGACGAGCGCATCCTCGAGATCTACCGGGCCCTTCGGCCGTATCGTTCCACCAAGCAGGAGCTCCTGGCCATTGCCGATGAGATCGAACAGAAGTACGGCGCCAGCATGAACGCGGCTCTGGTGCGGGAGGCCGCCGAGGTGTACGAGCGGCGCGGCCGGTTGCGCAGCGCTTGA